One genomic region from Halobacteriovorax vibrionivorans encodes:
- the meaB gene encoding methylmalonyl Co-A mutase-associated GTPase MeaB — MQIDLEKLKTGNIRSLSKFITLIESKKPEHQKNAQKLLNEILPLTGKSIRIGISGTPGVGKSTFIEALGLHLISKGLKVAVLAIDPSSPLSGGSLLGDKTRMEKLAQEKNAFIRPTPSSGNLGGVALKTREVMLACEAAGYDVILIETVGVGQSEYDVANIVDLFSVLLLPGGGDELQGIKKGIIELCDNIIINKADGDNKQKAHDTMVQYKSALGVIKTDQKIGANVLMSSALNDEGIKEYWSLIDKTYKENKEKITQKRKRQNQAWLNKLFHELIENKVKENPKLQEEWNQLNNNILNEVETPLSAAEKLINTLFEK, encoded by the coding sequence ATGCAGATTGATCTTGAGAAATTGAAAACAGGAAATATTCGATCTCTTTCAAAATTTATAACTTTAATAGAAAGTAAAAAACCTGAGCATCAAAAAAATGCACAGAAGCTTCTAAATGAAATCCTTCCTTTAACTGGTAAGTCAATTCGTATTGGAATATCTGGTACTCCAGGTGTTGGAAAATCGACTTTCATTGAAGCTCTTGGCCTACACTTAATATCAAAGGGGCTTAAGGTTGCTGTACTCGCAATTGACCCAAGCTCCCCTTTAAGCGGAGGAAGTTTACTTGGTGACAAAACAAGAATGGAAAAGCTTGCTCAGGAAAAGAATGCATTCATTAGACCGACACCTTCTTCAGGAAACCTCGGTGGTGTTGCTCTAAAAACAAGAGAAGTAATGCTAGCATGTGAGGCTGCGGGCTATGATGTGATTCTCATTGAAACTGTTGGTGTTGGACAATCAGAATACGATGTAGCAAATATTGTCGATCTTTTCTCAGTACTACTTCTTCCAGGAGGAGGAGACGAGCTCCAAGGAATAAAGAAAGGGATAATTGAGTTATGTGACAATATTATTATCAACAAAGCAGATGGAGATAATAAGCAGAAAGCGCACGATACAATGGTTCAATACAAATCAGCACTTGGTGTCATCAAAACAGATCAAAAAATTGGTGCCAACGTTCTCATGTCTTCAGCATTAAATGATGAAGGAATCAAAGAGTATTGGAGCTTAATTGATAAGACATATAAAGAGAATAAAGAAAAGATTACTCAAAAGAGAAAAAGACAAAATCAAGCCTGGTTAAACAAACTTTTCCACGAACTAATTGAAAATAAAGTAAAAGAAAATCCAAAACTTCAAGAAGAATGGAATCAGCTTAACAACAACATACTCAACGAAGTCGAAACGCCTTTAAGCGCAGCAGAAAAACTAATTAACACTCTATTTGAAAAATAA
- a CDS encoding L-threonylcarbamoyladenylate synthase — translation MIEYVIASNPDDRVLKKVSDALNNGELVCIPTDTNWVVIASPFNKKGVEKIYKYKNAPKLKAFSLLCDSISMASEVAIIEDNIFRFIKRLIPGHFTFIFGASKKITKAVAANKTDHEVGIRFVPSTLVTRLLEVHGEPVLSTNVDLKKFSSSVTSYDEVYSYMIEEELGGVVSMIVDPGELSFAGQSTIVNFTEGGPDIIRQGAGLL, via the coding sequence TTGATTGAATATGTAATCGCATCAAATCCAGATGACCGTGTTTTAAAGAAAGTATCAGATGCTCTAAATAATGGAGAGCTTGTCTGTATACCAACTGATACAAATTGGGTTGTTATTGCATCTCCTTTTAACAAGAAGGGTGTGGAGAAGATTTATAAGTATAAAAATGCTCCTAAGCTTAAAGCATTTTCATTACTTTGTGATTCCATCTCAATGGCCTCTGAAGTTGCAATAATTGAAGATAATATCTTTCGTTTTATTAAACGACTTATACCAGGACATTTTACTTTTATTTTTGGTGCCAGTAAGAAGATTACGAAAGCCGTTGCTGCAAATAAAACAGATCATGAGGTTGGTATACGATTTGTTCCCTCTACTTTAGTTACACGTTTACTTGAGGTTCACGGGGAGCCTGTTTTATCGACAAATGTTGATCTTAAAAAGTTTTCTAGCTCAGTAACATCATATGATGAAGTTTATTCGTATATGATCGAAGAAGAGTTGGGTGGAGTCGTTTCAATGATTGTTGATCCAGGAGAATTAAGCTTCGCCGGACAATCAACTATTGTTAATTTTACAGAAGGTGGCCCTGATATAATAAGGCAGGGTGCTGGACTACTATAA
- the hflC gene encoding protease modulator HflC, which translates to MNKLIPLVVIVFIGLVLGKQSIFVINEGRQAIITEFGKPVGEPITEAGLHFKKPFIQDVRFVDKRILSWDGFPNQIPTKDKKFIKVDTTARFRIMNALKFIQTVRNTEGAKQRLDTILDSATRNVISSHQLVEAVRNSNAIIEKLESAKQNVNEIEEEITGDIENVAVGREKLSQLIVEKAEGELEQFGISLIDVQLRRISYEESVEKKVYERMISERQRIASKIRSIGSGEKAKIEGRLVRDLQTIQSEGYRKAQLIKGRAEAKASAVYARAFKQDPDFFEFIRTLEAYKKSIDGNTKLIISNDNEFLKFLR; encoded by the coding sequence ATGAATAAGTTAATTCCTTTAGTTGTAATTGTATTTATTGGTTTAGTTTTAGGGAAGCAGTCTATTTTTGTTATTAATGAAGGTCGTCAGGCCATAATTACAGAATTTGGGAAGCCTGTTGGAGAACCTATTACTGAAGCTGGACTTCATTTTAAAAAGCCTTTCATTCAAGATGTACGATTTGTAGATAAAAGAATTTTGAGTTGGGATGGGTTTCCAAATCAAATACCTACAAAAGATAAGAAATTCATTAAAGTAGATACAACAGCTCGATTTAGAATTATGAATGCTCTTAAGTTTATCCAAACAGTACGAAATACTGAGGGGGCAAAGCAGAGACTTGATACGATTTTGGATTCGGCTACACGTAATGTGATTTCATCTCATCAACTTGTTGAAGCGGTTAGAAACTCAAATGCAATCATTGAGAAGTTAGAATCAGCTAAACAAAATGTTAACGAAATTGAAGAAGAAATAACTGGTGACATTGAAAATGTAGCAGTTGGTAGAGAAAAGTTATCTCAATTAATTGTTGAAAAAGCCGAAGGTGAATTAGAACAATTTGGTATCTCATTAATCGATGTACAGCTTAGACGAATTTCTTACGAGGAATCTGTTGAGAAAAAGGTTTACGAAAGAATGATTTCTGAACGTCAAAGAATTGCTTCAAAAATTAGATCTATTGGATCTGGTGAAAAAGCAAAGATTGAAGGTCGTTTAGTACGAGATCTTCAAACTATACAGTCAGAAGGTTATCGAAAAGCTCAGCTGATTAAAGGTCGTGCAGAAGCTAAGGCAAGTGCTGTTTACGCAAGAGCATTTAAGCAAGATCCTGACTTTTTTGAGTTTATTAGAACGCTAGAGGCTTATAAGAAATCAATCGATGGAAATACTAAATTAATTATTTCTAATGATAACGAATTCCTAAAGTTTTTGAGGTAA
- the hflK gene encoding FtsH protease activity modulator HflK, whose translation MSFNNGQAPRNDFEKMKQDLDKGLKLLGPFFIFVVLFVFGYTSFYTVEPDEEAVVIRLGKYVDTNPPGLHFKIPFGIDNVIKVKVKTVLQEEFGFRTKSTRSRRTSYSSRNLDSESLMLTGDLNVASVEWAVQYQVRDPFKFIFQTSEPVRNIRDISESIMRRVVGDRSVTDVLTVGKVEIEADAKVLMQEVIDKYDMGVTIISVKLQDVNPPQVVKASFNEVNEAKQEQEKAINQAEGAYNKVIPEARGKAEKIVSEAEGYAAALVNRAEGDVAKFKEVLKEYKRAPRITKKRLYIEAMEGLYKNYKNLTIIDPKVKGLLPVFDKGGK comes from the coding sequence ATGTCTTTTAATAATGGACAAGCACCAAGAAATGACTTCGAAAAAATGAAACAAGATTTAGATAAAGGGCTCAAGTTACTTGGGCCTTTTTTTATTTTTGTTGTTTTATTTGTTTTCGGATACACATCGTTTTACACAGTTGAGCCGGATGAGGAGGCCGTAGTAATTCGTTTAGGTAAGTACGTCGATACAAATCCACCTGGTCTACATTTTAAGATCCCATTTGGTATCGATAATGTAATCAAAGTTAAGGTTAAAACTGTTCTTCAAGAAGAGTTTGGTTTTAGAACAAAGAGTACAAGATCAAGAAGAACTTCTTATTCGAGTCGTAATCTTGATAGTGAATCACTAATGCTAACTGGGGACTTGAATGTTGCTTCAGTAGAATGGGCGGTTCAATACCAAGTCCGTGATCCATTCAAATTTATTTTTCAAACAAGTGAGCCAGTTAGAAATATTCGAGATATCTCTGAGTCAATTATGAGACGTGTTGTTGGTGACCGCTCAGTTACAGATGTTCTTACTGTAGGAAAGGTCGAAATTGAAGCAGATGCCAAAGTACTTATGCAAGAAGTAATTGATAAGTATGACATGGGAGTAACGATTATCTCTGTTAAACTTCAAGATGTTAATCCTCCACAGGTTGTAAAGGCATCATTCAATGAAGTAAACGAAGCTAAGCAAGAACAAGAGAAAGCAATTAATCAAGCAGAAGGTGCTTATAATAAAGTTATTCCTGAAGCTCGAGGAAAGGCCGAGAAAATCGTTTCTGAAGCAGAAGGTTATGCTGCTGCATTAGTTAACCGTGCAGAAGGTGATGTTGCAAAATTTAAGGAAGTATTAAAAGAATATAAGCGTGCGCCTCGTATTACTAAGAAGCGTCTTTATATTGAAGCGATGGAAGGTTTATATAAGAATTATAAAAACCTAACAATCATCGATCCTAAGGTTAAAGGGCTACTTCCTGTATTTGATAAAGGAGGGAAGTAA
- a CDS encoding acetyl-CoA carboxylase biotin carboxyl carrier protein subunit produces MRTYLINDNEEVIVDLTRTKVHEYNLVEFDFSTLKDGERSLHETMWLKKICGQYFISRDQRTWKKIPRQDLPSRVVNVDRVYSLFRGYKPSGLGGADAGEFLTKMPGKIVKINVEVGQEVKKGDTLLILEAMKMENEIKTGIDGTVKAIHVKEGDALEENVLMLEVEA; encoded by the coding sequence ATGAGAACATATTTAATTAATGATAATGAAGAAGTAATTGTTGATTTAACAAGAACTAAAGTTCATGAGTACAACCTTGTTGAATTTGACTTCTCAACTCTGAAAGATGGCGAGAGAAGTTTACATGAAACAATGTGGCTAAAGAAAATCTGTGGTCAGTATTTCATCTCTAGAGATCAAAGAACTTGGAAGAAGATTCCACGTCAAGATCTTCCATCTCGAGTTGTAAATGTTGATCGTGTTTATTCACTATTTAGAGGGTATAAGCCTTCTGGACTTGGTGGAGCCGACGCAGGTGAATTCTTAACAAAAATGCCAGGTAAGATTGTAAAAATCAATGTGGAAGTTGGTCAAGAAGTTAAAAAGGGTGATACACTTTTAATTCTTGAGGCCATGAAAATGGAAAATGAAATTAAAACGGGGATTGATGGTACTGTTAAGGCCATCCACGTTAAGGAAGGGGACGCCTTAGAAGAAAACGTTCTCATGTTAGAAGTAGAAGCATAA
- a CDS encoding acetyl-CoA carboxylase biotin carboxylase subunit, whose protein sequence is MMIRQPKNMERRVLIANRGEIASRVAKACRELGHTAIGIFTDNEPQGTHLQFCDEWVYLEGNTNAETYLNVEKLVALAKEIKADGVHPGYGFLSENRDFANALSEAGITFIGPHVEAIRVMGDKATSKKLANEAGVPTVPGTDHAVPTVDEAVQIADKIGYPVLLKAVAGGGGRGMRACNNEAEVREQFDAVGREAAAAFNNGDLLVEKLIVNPRHIEVQILADKKGNTFHFFERECSVQRRHQKIIEEAPSPFIGSDEELRQRVCETAVKLAKAVEYDSAGTVEFIMGEDKQFYFLEMNTRIQVEHPITEEITGMDLIVCMIQAAFGDELGIPSQEFIRRSGHAIECRICAEDPITMLPAPGLVTGFETNFPQGTRFDHCLYKGLEVTPDFDPMVGKLVCKGIVRDVAVRKMNAALDGLFIEGLKTNLPLLKEIMTEKNFVDGHYSTAYIGEVAPQNNVKTDLDHIKLYTIIAGSEARRMGI, encoded by the coding sequence ATGATGATCAGACAGCCAAAGAATATGGAAAGAAGAGTATTAATTGCAAACCGTGGAGAGATCGCTTCTCGTGTAGCTAAGGCTTGTCGTGAGCTCGGTCACACAGCAATTGGTATTTTTACAGATAATGAGCCTCAAGGGACACATCTTCAGTTTTGTGATGAATGGGTTTACCTTGAAGGTAATACAAATGCAGAGACATACCTAAATGTTGAAAAACTAGTTGCTTTAGCTAAAGAGATTAAAGCAGATGGTGTTCACCCAGGATATGGTTTCCTTTCAGAGAATAGAGATTTTGCAAATGCACTTTCTGAAGCGGGGATCACTTTTATCGGTCCACATGTTGAGGCCATTAGAGTAATGGGTGATAAGGCGACGTCTAAGAAGCTAGCAAATGAAGCAGGTGTTCCTACTGTTCCAGGTACAGATCATGCTGTACCTACTGTTGATGAAGCAGTCCAAATAGCAGATAAAATTGGATATCCTGTTCTACTTAAAGCAGTTGCTGGTGGTGGTGGACGTGGTATGCGTGCATGTAATAATGAAGCTGAAGTACGTGAGCAATTTGATGCTGTTGGTAGAGAAGCCGCAGCGGCTTTTAACAATGGTGATCTACTTGTAGAGAAGCTTATTGTTAATCCTCGCCACATCGAAGTTCAAATTCTTGCAGATAAGAAAGGTAATACATTCCATTTCTTTGAAAGAGAATGTTCAGTTCAAAGAAGACACCAAAAGATTATTGAAGAAGCACCATCGCCATTTATTGGAAGTGATGAGGAGCTTCGTCAACGTGTTTGCGAAACAGCTGTTAAGCTTGCAAAGGCAGTTGAATATGATTCGGCAGGTACAGTTGAGTTCATCATGGGTGAAGATAAGCAATTTTACTTCCTTGAGATGAATACACGTATCCAAGTTGAGCACCCAATCACTGAAGAAATTACTGGAATGGATCTTATTGTTTGTATGATTCAAGCTGCATTTGGTGATGAGTTGGGAATCCCTTCACAAGAATTCATCAGAAGATCAGGACACGCGATTGAATGTCGTATCTGTGCAGAGGATCCAATTACAATGCTTCCAGCTCCAGGTCTTGTAACAGGTTTTGAAACAAATTTTCCACAAGGAACACGTTTTGATCACTGCCTATACAAAGGATTAGAAGTTACTCCAGATTTCGATCCAATGGTAGGAAAGCTTGTTTGTAAAGGAATCGTTCGTGACGTTGCTGTAAGAAAAATGAATGCAGCCCTAGATGGACTATTCATTGAAGGTCTTAAAACAAATCTTCCACTGTTAAAAGAAATTATGACAGAGAAGAACTTTGTTGATGGACATTATTCAACAGCTTACATTGGTGAAGTTGCACCTCAGAACAACGTGAAGACAGACCTTGATCATATAAAGCTATATACGATCATTGCTGGCTCTGAAGCACGTAGGATGGGTATTTAA
- a CDS encoding acyl-CoA carboxylase subunit beta: MSTTSENILEEKRAFLLNKRAEAEQGGGEARIAKQHDQGKYTARERIERLVDPGTFIEFDKFVTHRCVNFGMEKKKFLGDGVVTGIAEINGQKIAVYSQDFTCWGGALGEAHAKKICKIMDFALDNRIPVIGIQDSGGARIQEGVDALGGYAEIFYRNVKASGVIPQISLIMGPSAGGAVYSPAVTDFIFMVDQSSYMFVTGPDVIKTVTHEEVTKEDLGGATAHSEKSGVCQFKCKDEDETFERVRELMSYLPASNFRAQEDKYTSDPVYRDNTKLKEVVPGNPKKPYDMKEVILDIVDDGHFLEVHKDYARNIVVGFASIGGIKIGIVANQPEVLAGVLDIDSSCKAARFIRFCDSFDIPIVSLVDVPGFLPGTVQEYGGIIKHGSKLLYAYAEATVPLITLITRKSYGGAYDVMASKHIRADVNLAYPTGEIAVMGAEGAVNIVFRNELKGLEGEEYEKKKAELVANYENNFANPYVAAERGYIDSVILPEETRKRLYEYLKVLKDKKVDRPKRKHGNIQL, from the coding sequence ATGTCGACAACCAGTGAAAATATATTAGAAGAAAAAAGGGCCTTTCTCCTTAACAAGAGAGCTGAAGCCGAGCAAGGTGGTGGTGAAGCTAGAATTGCTAAGCAACATGACCAAGGTAAGTACACAGCAAGAGAGAGAATCGAAAGATTAGTTGATCCAGGTACATTTATCGAGTTTGATAAATTTGTTACACATCGATGTGTAAACTTTGGAATGGAAAAGAAGAAGTTTCTTGGTGATGGTGTCGTAACAGGTATTGCAGAAATTAATGGTCAAAAGATCGCTGTTTATTCTCAAGATTTTACTTGTTGGGGTGGTGCACTTGGTGAAGCTCACGCAAAGAAGATCTGTAAGATAATGGACTTCGCACTTGATAATAGAATTCCTGTAATCGGTATTCAGGACTCAGGTGGAGCACGTATTCAAGAGGGTGTTGATGCTCTTGGTGGATATGCCGAAATCTTCTATAGAAACGTAAAAGCTTCAGGTGTTATTCCTCAAATATCTTTAATTATGGGGCCTTCAGCTGGTGGTGCAGTTTATTCACCTGCAGTAACTGACTTTATCTTCATGGTAGATCAGTCATCATATATGTTCGTTACAGGTCCAGATGTTATCAAGACTGTAACTCACGAAGAAGTAACAAAAGAAGACCTTGGTGGAGCTACTGCTCACTCTGAGAAGTCTGGTGTATGTCAGTTCAAGTGTAAGGACGAAGATGAGACTTTTGAAAGAGTAAGAGAACTAATGAGTTACTTACCGGCTTCAAACTTCAGAGCACAAGAAGACAAGTATACTTCGGATCCAGTTTATAGAGATAATACAAAACTTAAGGAAGTTGTTCCTGGTAATCCTAAGAAGCCGTATGACATGAAAGAAGTTATTCTTGATATTGTTGATGATGGGCACTTCTTAGAAGTACATAAAGACTACGCAAGAAATATCGTTGTTGGTTTCGCATCAATTGGTGGTATTAAAATTGGTATTGTTGCTAACCAACCAGAAGTTTTAGCAGGTGTTCTTGATATAGATTCATCATGTAAAGCAGCTCGTTTTATTAGATTCTGTGACTCATTTGATATTCCAATCGTTTCACTTGTCGATGTTCCAGGTTTCTTACCAGGTACAGTTCAAGAGTATGGCGGGATTATTAAGCACGGTTCTAAACTTCTTTATGCATATGCAGAAGCGACTGTTCCATTAATTACTCTAATTACAAGAAAGTCTTATGGTGGAGCGTATGATGTTATGGCATCAAAGCACATTAGAGCAGATGTTAACCTTGCTTACCCAACTGGTGAAATTGCCGTTATGGGTGCAGAAGGTGCAGTAAATATCGTCTTTAGGAATGAATTAAAAGGTCTTGAAGGTGAAGAATATGAAAAGAAAAAAGCAGAGCTAGTTGCAAATTATGAAAATAACTTTGCTAATCCATATGTAGCAGCTGAAAGAGGTTATATTGACTCTGTTATTCTTCCAGAAGAAACAAGAAAGCGTCTTTATGAATATCTAAAAGTACTTAAAGACAAAAAAGTTGATAGACCAAAACGTAAACACGGGAATATTCAATTATGA
- a CDS encoding sigma-54 interaction domain-containing protein, producing MINWTELNGLHVISKLEEIINKWFGVEVFYADNHFKIRSGHKDKDYDFKNLFFQTQMSLPHGYDFITADVERFSDELSQSGETVMIFDSYFPGVKMMGTRIEIEGEYQGTVFAFPFLKSTFSDEDEKELVAALTEHGASPEAAQECVNETRRLFPREIEYLKELVELVAGEVATFHVEISKREERIHMLNSELGEKFRYHNMIGKSKAMQKIYSLLERISTSESSVLVQGENGTGKELVAKAIHFASPRKDAQFLAVNCSAFNENLLDSELFGHVKGSFTGAHKEKSGLFELANGGTLFLDEIGDTSLSMQVKLLRVLQEGTYLPVGADKSRRTDVRIIAATNKDLKTMMAKGEFREDLYYRINVLNVNLPPLRERREDIPVLMEHFLKKKCDESGMPMKTFSKKCMEKMLDYPWPGNVRQLENEVERLVVLAGDDKSITPDILSPQVLDHGAAPVEQTRGVNTSGKLKDALMELEIIMIREGLKRCNFNKSKLAKELGMSRASLIMKVDKYGLDKRAKAGNE from the coding sequence ATGATCAATTGGACTGAACTAAATGGACTACATGTTATTTCTAAGCTCGAAGAAATAATTAATAAGTGGTTTGGTGTAGAGGTATTCTATGCAGACAACCATTTCAAAATAAGAAGTGGACATAAAGATAAGGATTATGATTTTAAGAACCTTTTCTTTCAAACACAGATGTCTCTTCCGCATGGTTATGACTTTATTACGGCCGATGTAGAAAGGTTTAGTGATGAATTAAGTCAGTCTGGTGAAACAGTTATGATCTTTGATTCATATTTTCCGGGTGTGAAAATGATGGGGACAAGAATTGAAATTGAAGGTGAATATCAGGGAACTGTTTTTGCTTTTCCTTTTTTGAAAAGTACTTTCAGTGATGAAGATGAAAAAGAGCTAGTGGCCGCACTTACTGAGCATGGAGCGAGCCCAGAAGCAGCACAGGAATGTGTAAATGAAACAAGACGATTATTTCCAAGAGAAATTGAATATCTAAAAGAACTAGTTGAACTAGTTGCCGGTGAAGTAGCTACATTCCATGTCGAAATTTCTAAAAGAGAAGAAAGAATTCATATGCTTAATTCTGAACTCGGAGAAAAGTTCCGTTATCATAATATGATTGGTAAATCGAAAGCTATGCAAAAGATTTACTCTTTACTTGAAAGAATTTCTACTAGTGAATCTTCTGTACTTGTACAGGGTGAAAACGGTACGGGTAAGGAACTTGTTGCTAAAGCAATTCACTTTGCATCACCTCGTAAAGATGCTCAATTCCTAGCTGTTAACTGTTCTGCATTTAACGAGAACCTACTAGATTCTGAATTATTTGGTCACGTGAAGGGTTCTTTTACTGGTGCTCATAAAGAAAAGTCTGGTTTATTTGAGCTAGCAAATGGTGGGACATTATTCCTTGATGAAATTGGAGATACGTCACTATCGATGCAAGTTAAGCTTCTACGTGTTCTTCAGGAAGGTACTTACTTACCAGTAGGTGCTGATAAGTCGAGAAGAACAGATGTGAGAATTATTGCAGCAACAAATAAAGACCTTAAAACAATGATGGCAAAAGGTGAGTTCAGAGAAGACCTTTACTATCGTATTAACGTTTTAAATGTAAACCTTCCTCCGCTAAGAGAGAGAAGAGAAGATATTCCTGTTTTAATGGAGCACTTTCTAAAGAAGAAGTGTGATGAGTCAGGCATGCCAATGAAGACTTTTTCTAAGAAGTGTATGGAAAAGATGCTTGATTATCCATGGCCAGGAAATGTTCGTCAGTTAGAAAACGAGGTTGAAAGGCTTGTTGTTCTTGCTGGTGATGATAAATCAATTACACCTGATATCCTTAGTCCACAGGTTCTAGATCACGGAGCGGCTCCAGTTGAGCAAACTAGAGGTGTTAACACATCTGGAAAACTTAAAGACGCACTTATGGAACTTGAGATTATTATGATTCGTGAAGGGCTTAAGAGATGTAACTTTAATAAATCAAAGCTTGCTAAAGAGCTTGGTATGTCTCGTGCTAGTTTAATCATGAAAGTTGATAAGTATGGACTAGATAAACGTGCGAAAGCAGGTAATGAATAG
- a CDS encoding TlpA family protein disulfide reductase: MSTSSKISFIFIIVAITLGYSIYHKNKIDTYVDESRTYILKTLPSVELTNFEDNSPVQLQDLAQSSNGLVVHFWGTWCAPCEAEFPEFVEFARKLEEKNVKVVFMAVKDEDMKIKKFLKRFKDLPSNSMVIHDVSGISMSKLGVVKVPETFVFDSNLDHRIMFKGPQDWKMSSYFTRVLNYLGVN, translated from the coding sequence ATGAGTACTTCTTCAAAAATATCATTCATCTTTATAATTGTGGCCATAACGCTTGGTTATTCTATTTATCATAAGAATAAAATTGATACCTATGTTGATGAAAGTCGCACGTATATATTAAAAACACTCCCTAGTGTTGAGTTAACTAATTTTGAAGATAATAGTCCTGTTCAGTTACAAGATTTAGCGCAAAGCTCTAATGGTCTTGTTGTCCATTTTTGGGGAACATGGTGTGCACCTTGTGAAGCTGAATTTCCTGAATTCGTTGAGTTTGCACGTAAGCTCGAAGAAAAGAATGTAAAAGTCGTTTTCATGGCCGTTAAAGATGAGGACATGAAAATTAAAAAGTTTCTAAAAAGATTCAAAGACCTACCAAGCAATTCTATGGTTATTCATGATGTTTCTGGGATATCTATGAGTAAATTAGGGGTTGTTAAAGTTCCGGAAACTTTTGTTTTCGATTCTAACCTCGATCACCGTATTATGTTTAAGGGACCTCAAGATTGGAAGATGAGTTCATATTTCACACGTGTTCTTAACTACTTAGGGGTAAATTAA
- the rplQ gene encoding 50S ribosomal protein L17 encodes MRHQRHKYKLGVSPSHRVSMIKNLASEIIDHGMIKTTLTRAKAVKPVVEKLVTLSKNDTVANRRLAFKKLNDKDAVNKLFTELGPKFKERNGGYTRIMKLSDNRVGDNSKMAYIAFVD; translated from the coding sequence ATGAGACATCAAAGACATAAATATAAATTAGGTGTAAGTCCATCACACAGAGTTTCTATGATTAAAAACCTTGCGTCAGAAATTATTGACCACGGTATGATTAAGACAACTCTTACTAGAGCTAAAGCTGTTAAGCCAGTTGTAGAAAAGTTAGTAACTCTTTCTAAGAACGACACAGTAGCTAATAGAAGACTTGCATTCAAAAAACTTAACGATAAAGATGCAGTAAACAAGCTTTTCACAGAGCTTGGGCCAAAGTTTAAAGAAAGAAATGGTGGTTATACAAGAATCATGAAGCTTTCTGATAACAGAGTTGGTGATAACTCTAAGATGGCTTATATTGCTTTCGTTGATTAA
- a CDS encoding DNA-directed RNA polymerase subunit alpha, whose protein sequence is MDTFTAKNWTGMIRPVALEMDNDKLTKTYGKFVAKPLERGYGQTLGNSLRRVLLSSLQGAAIVAIRIEGVEHEFGTINNVKEEVSEIILNLKEVHFRIKDKEQVTLTLEKSVEGVVTAGDISESANVEVLNPDHAICNLSTGGSIKMELLVARGKGYVTALDNKESFDLPIGWVYLDSLFSPVARVNYTVTNSRVGKRTDFDKLTLEVWTNAGVEPSDAVAYSAKILRDQLAVFLSFEDEEEITRMEAKPKKQQNTANAALLKPVSELELSVRSANCLQNADIKYIYELVSKTEGEMLRTKNFGRKSLNEIKEVLSQMGLGLGMKVDSIMQDLKEEN, encoded by the coding sequence GTGGACACATTTACAGCAAAAAATTGGACAGGAATGATAAGACCAGTAGCTTTGGAAATGGATAACGATAAGCTAACTAAGACTTATGGTAAGTTCGTTGCTAAGCCACTTGAAAGAGGTTATGGACAAACTCTTGGGAACTCATTACGTCGTGTACTTCTTTCATCACTTCAAGGTGCAGCTATTGTTGCAATTAGAATTGAAGGTGTTGAACATGAATTTGGTACAATCAACAACGTAAAAGAAGAAGTTTCTGAGATTATTCTAAACCTTAAAGAGGTACACTTTAGAATTAAAGATAAAGAGCAGGTAACTCTAACTCTTGAGAAATCAGTTGAGGGTGTTGTTACTGCTGGTGATATTTCTGAATCAGCTAACGTAGAAGTTCTTAATCCTGATCACGCTATCTGTAACTTATCTACAGGTGGATCAATCAAGATGGAACTACTTGTTGCTAGAGGAAAAGGATATGTTACTGCTCTAGATAATAAAGAATCATTTGATCTTCCAATCGGTTGGGTATATCTAGATTCTCTTTTCTCACCAGTTGCACGTGTTAACTATACAGTTACTAACTCACGTGTTGGTAAGAGAACAGACTTTGATAAGCTAACTTTAGAAGTATGGACTAACGCTGGTGTTGAGCCATCTGATGCTGTTGCATACTCTGCTAAGATCCTTAGAGATCAATTAGCAGTTTTCCTAAGCTTTGAAGATGAAGAAGAAATTACAAGAATGGAAGCTAAGCCAAAGAAACAACAAAATACAGCTAATGCAGCTCTATTAAAGCCTGTTTCTGAGCTTGAACTGTCTGTAAGATCTGCAAACTGCTTGCAGAACGCAGATATTAAGTATATCTATGAGCTAGTTTCTAAAACTGAAGGTGAAATGCTAAGAACTAAGAACTTTGGTCGTAAGTCACTAAATGAGATTAAAGAAGTATTATCTCAAATGGGACTTGGTCTAGGTATGAAAGTTGATAGCATTATGCAAGACCTGAAAGAAGAAAACTAA